In Bacillus sp. SB49, a single window of DNA contains:
- the licT gene encoding BglG family transcription antiterminator LicT: MDTSKIEKTFVLEKQGTADKLGQLLRDTPAVYLDISSKIMDYAQSLLPYKLDEYLYVALTDHLSFAISRHEQGIELKNQLLWEIRKYYKQEFQVALRALDIIKEETGITLGEDEAASIALHLVNSQLSSDNMASAVQVTEMVNNILNIVKYHFKMELDEDSVNYERFLTHLRFFAVRFVRKEKLEDSVDDFLFDQIRQKYEDAFEATRKVALYLERNYEWLISRDEQVYLTVHIHRVSQRQQIS; the protein is encoded by the coding sequence GTGGATACATCGAAAATTGAAAAGACGTTCGTGCTGGAGAAACAGGGAACAGCGGACAAGCTGGGACAGCTCTTGCGGGATACGCCGGCGGTTTATTTGGATATTTCCTCGAAAATCATGGACTATGCGCAGTCGCTGCTTCCGTATAAGCTGGACGAGTACTTGTATGTAGCCTTGACGGATCACTTGAGTTTCGCAATCAGCCGGCATGAGCAGGGGATCGAATTGAAGAATCAGCTGTTATGGGAGATCAGGAAGTACTACAAGCAGGAGTTCCAGGTCGCATTGAGAGCGCTTGACATCATCAAAGAGGAGACCGGCATCACACTTGGGGAGGATGAAGCAGCGTCGATTGCCCTCCACCTCGTAAACAGTCAGCTTTCCAGTGACAACATGGCTTCTGCCGTGCAGGTGACGGAAATGGTCAACAATATTTTGAACATCGTGAAGTATCATTTCAAAATGGAACTCGACGAAGACTCTGTCAATTATGAACGGTTCCTGACCCATCTGCGTTTCTTTGCGGTCAGGTTCGTCCGAAAAGAGAAGCTGGAGGATTCGGTCGATGACTTTCTTTTCGATCAAATCAGACAGAAATATGAGGACGCCTTTGAAGCTACCCGAAAAGTTGCGCTGTATTTGGAGCGCAATTATGAGTGGCTGATCTCGAGGGATGAGCAGGTGTATTTGACCGTCCATATCCACAGGGTCAGTCAAAGGCAGCAGATTTCTTAA
- a CDS encoding beta-glucoside-specific PTS transporter subunit IIABC, with amino-acid sequence MKYEQLARDIIANVGGRENVLSVVHCITRLRFKLKDESKANTEVLKDMDDVVTVMKSGGQYQVVIGNQVPDVYKAVVEVGGFADQAVVEQDGPREKESLFNRFIDIIASIFTPVLGVLAATGMIKGFNALFVTFGWLDEAGGTYQILNAIGDCLFYFLPIFLGYTASKKFGGTPFIGMAIGASLVYPTLSGLTAGDPLYTLFAGTLIESPVHITFLGIPVILMTYSSSVIPIILAAYFGSRVEKGLKKVIPDVVKMFLVPFCTLLIVVPLTFMIIGPIATWAGQLVGAASVGIYSLSPIIAGIFIGGLWQVFVMFGLHWGLVPVAINNLTVNGSDPVLAMMFAASFAQIGAVLGVWLKTRNQKMKTLSLPAFLSGIFGVTEPAIYGITLPLKRPFIISCIAAGFGGALLGVFGSQTFIIGGLGIFGIPSFISPSGGLDLAFWGSIIAVAAAFVLGFVLTYLFGGVNKQVKADGPEKQGAVEAKATEVKVENLVIASPLHGDVLPLETIKDAAFASGALGNGVAIEPTEGKLFAPFSGNVSALFPTNHAVGLTTDDGAEILIHIGMDTVKLNGRHFTSRVAQGDRVEKGQVLIEFDIEAIKAEGFAVTTPVVVTNQLPYQLVTTKQTQLQAGDTLMQA; translated from the coding sequence ATGAAATACGAACAGCTGGCAAGAGACATTATTGCTAACGTCGGCGGTAGAGAAAACGTGTTGAGTGTCGTTCATTGTATTACCCGTCTACGCTTTAAGTTGAAGGATGAAAGCAAAGCCAATACAGAAGTTCTGAAAGATATGGATGATGTCGTAACCGTCATGAAGAGCGGTGGTCAGTATCAAGTCGTCATCGGCAACCAGGTTCCTGATGTGTACAAGGCCGTCGTCGAAGTCGGCGGTTTCGCGGATCAGGCGGTCGTCGAACAAGATGGACCGCGGGAGAAGGAGAGCTTGTTCAACCGCTTCATCGACATCATCGCAAGTATTTTCACCCCGGTGCTCGGCGTGCTTGCTGCAACCGGTATGATCAAAGGTTTCAATGCACTATTCGTCACGTTCGGCTGGCTCGATGAAGCCGGGGGGACCTATCAGATTCTGAATGCCATCGGGGACTGTTTGTTCTACTTCCTGCCGATTTTCCTCGGCTATACAGCCAGTAAAAAATTCGGAGGCACCCCGTTTATCGGCATGGCCATCGGTGCTTCTCTCGTCTATCCGACCCTTTCCGGTCTGACAGCAGGCGACCCGCTCTACACGCTGTTTGCCGGAACGTTGATTGAATCACCGGTTCATATCACTTTTCTAGGTATTCCAGTCATCCTAATGACCTATTCTTCTTCCGTCATTCCGATCATTCTTGCTGCCTATTTCGGCTCACGTGTGGAAAAAGGGTTGAAAAAGGTGATTCCGGATGTCGTGAAAATGTTCTTAGTTCCGTTCTGTACGCTGTTGATCGTCGTACCGCTTACGTTCATGATCATCGGACCGATTGCTACGTGGGCAGGGCAGCTTGTAGGAGCCGCCTCCGTCGGTATTTACAGCTTGAGTCCGATTATCGCCGGAATCTTTATCGGTGGATTATGGCAGGTATTCGTCATGTTCGGCCTGCATTGGGGATTGGTCCCTGTCGCCATCAACAACCTGACAGTGAACGGATCAGATCCGGTGCTTGCCATGATGTTCGCAGCTTCCTTCGCACAGATCGGTGCGGTTCTAGGCGTCTGGTTGAAGACGAGAAACCAGAAGATGAAGACGCTCAGTCTTCCAGCGTTTCTCTCCGGTATTTTCGGTGTCACCGAGCCCGCAATCTATGGAATTACTCTGCCGCTTAAACGGCCGTTCATCATCAGCTGTATCGCAGCCGGCTTCGGCGGGGCGCTCCTTGGGGTATTCGGGTCTCAAACCTTTATTATCGGCGGACTTGGTATCTTCGGTATCCCGTCCTTCATCAGTCCTTCCGGTGGTTTGGATCTAGCATTTTGGGGATCCATCATCGCCGTTGCTGCCGCATTCGTACTGGGATTCGTGCTCACTTACCTGTTCGGTGGTGTCAATAAACAAGTGAAAGCGGACGGCCCGGAGAAGCAGGGGGCAGTGGAAGCGAAAGCGACAGAAGTGAAGGTGGAGAACTTAGTTATTGCCAGTCCGCTGCACGGGGACGTCCTTCCTCTTGAGACGATCAAAGACGCAGCCTTTGCATCCGGAGCGCTTGGAAACGGTGTCGCCATCGAGCCGACGGAAGGAAAGCTGTTCGCTCCCTTCTCCGGGAATGTATCGGCGCTGTTCCCGACGAACCATGCAGTCGGTTTGACAACCGATGACGGGGCGGAAATCCTCATTCACATTGGAATGGATACGGTCAAGCTGAACGGGCGGCACTTCACGAGCCGTGTCGCTCAGGGCGACCGGGTCGAAAAGGGACAGGTGCTGATCGAGTTTGATATCGAGGCGATCAAGGCCGAAGGATTCGCTGTCACGACGCCTGTAGTCGTGACGAACCAGCTTCCCTATCAACTTGTGACAACGAAGCAGACACAGCTGCAGGCCGGGGATACGTTGATGCAGGCGTAA
- a CDS encoding glycoside hydrolase family 1 protein, producing MTKQSQAFPEGFLWGGATAANQMEGGFGEGEKGLNIADVLPGGKKRLSILAEPGFNFEIDKETYTYPNHEGIDFYHRYKEDIALFAEMGFKVFRMSIAWTRIFPKGDEKEPNEAGLAFYDRVFDELHKHGIEPVVTISHYEMPVNLVKEYGGWRSREVVTFFERYVHAIFNRYKGKVKYWMTFNEINSGLMMPIMGLGFSIEKEEDKFTPTFQAFHHQFVASSLAVKACREIMPEAQIGCMIIFAPVYAFDSNPENQLHALQEERLFNYYCADVQVRGEYSPFVKRYFDQNGIELDIKEGDLELLKEHTVDYIGFSYYMSRTEKKHKSAEDNVHGNILSGVKNPFLEASDWGWEIDLIGLRVSLNKLYERYEVPLFIVENGLGAYDEIEADGSIQDDYRIDYLKKHVEAMRAAVNEDGVDLMGYTSWGCIDLVSASTGEMSKRYGYIYVDKHDDGSGTLERRRKKSFYWYQKVIETNGAELSLSTPVES from the coding sequence ATGACAAAACAATCACAAGCATTTCCAGAAGGTTTCTTATGGGGTGGAGCGACAGCGGCCAATCAGATGGAGGGCGGCTTCGGAGAAGGAGAGAAAGGTCTGAATATCGCTGATGTTCTTCCCGGAGGAAAAAAGCGGCTTTCCATCTTAGCCGAGCCTGGGTTTAACTTTGAAATCGATAAAGAAACGTACACGTATCCGAACCATGAAGGCATCGATTTCTACCACCGGTATAAAGAAGATATCGCTCTTTTTGCCGAAATGGGATTCAAGGTCTTCCGGATGTCCATCGCCTGGACGAGAATTTTTCCGAAGGGGGACGAGAAGGAGCCGAATGAAGCGGGACTCGCGTTCTATGACCGCGTGTTTGATGAGCTCCATAAGCACGGCATCGAGCCGGTCGTCACCATTTCGCACTACGAAATGCCGGTCAACCTCGTCAAGGAGTACGGCGGCTGGCGGAGCCGGGAGGTCGTCACCTTCTTCGAGCGTTATGTCCATGCGATCTTCAATCGGTACAAAGGTAAGGTGAAGTACTGGATGACGTTCAATGAAATCAACAGCGGATTGATGATGCCGATTATGGGTCTCGGATTTTCCATTGAAAAGGAAGAGGACAAGTTCACGCCGACCTTCCAGGCTTTCCACCATCAGTTTGTCGCTTCAAGCCTTGCAGTCAAGGCGTGTCGTGAAATCATGCCGGAGGCGCAGATCGGCTGCATGATCATTTTTGCACCGGTGTATGCGTTTGACAGCAATCCGGAAAACCAGCTGCATGCCCTGCAGGAGGAGCGTTTGTTCAACTATTACTGTGCCGACGTCCAGGTGCGCGGGGAATACTCGCCGTTCGTTAAACGCTATTTCGACCAGAACGGCATTGAACTCGATATCAAAGAAGGGGATCTTGAACTGCTGAAGGAACATACGGTCGATTACATCGGCTTCAGTTACTATATGTCGCGGACGGAGAAGAAGCATAAGTCTGCGGAGGATAACGTCCACGGCAACATACTTTCCGGGGTGAAGAATCCGTTCCTCGAAGCGAGCGACTGGGGATGGGAGATCGACTTGATCGGTCTGCGTGTCTCGTTGAATAAATTGTATGAACGGTATGAGGTGCCGTTGTTCATCGTAGAAAACGGGCTTGGAGCCTACGATGAAATCGAAGCGGACGGATCGATTCAGGATGATTACCGGATCGATTACTTGAAGAAGCATGTGGAAGCGATGCGTGCGGCGGTCAACGAAGACGGTGTCGACTTGATGGGTTACACGAGCTGGGGCTGTATCGATCTTGTCAGTGCATCGACAGGGGAAATGTCGAAGCGTTACGGCTATATTTATGTCGACAAACACGATGATGGAAGCGGGACGCTGGAGAGGCGCCGGAAGAAGTCCTTCTACTGGTACCAGAAGGTGATCGAAACAAACGGTGCGGAACTGTCTCTTTCCACACCCGTCGAATCATAA
- a CDS encoding MBL fold metallo-hydrolase, producing the protein MYLKYFYDRHLAQASYMVGCQASGEAAIIDPSRNINVYLETARREGYTLTKAFETHIHADFVSGVTELARRTGATIYHSTEGADNGGYELPSSLPTHGLKDGETIALGNVQIKAIHTPGHTPEHMAFELTDGAAADKPIGVFTGDFVFVGDVGRPDLLEKSAGVKNSTENGARQMFRSLEAFKNYEDYIQIWPGHGAGSACGKSLGAVPTSTVGYEKLYNPAFQFEEEEAFLSFLLEGQTEPPAYFTRMKQVNPTGMTPLSDVNPGVEMERKAEDMARLAASRNAMVIDTRNAFDYANRHLPGTINLPFPDVFAEWMGRLADYEKDIYIISDPPQFQEIRSVLSSMGMDRLKGLFSLSALSKTEAPRSYTNELPKEVAKRDIPVLDVRYDHEWNESHIPGAEHVPLPQLPETELHLPGNKVAVHCASGKRSAVAASILLNKGYEVINVTGGFHQWKKENLPVT; encoded by the coding sequence ATGTATTTGAAGTATTTCTATGATCGCCATCTGGCCCAGGCTTCTTATATGGTCGGCTGCCAGGCTTCCGGGGAAGCTGCCATCATTGATCCATCCAGAAACATTAACGTATATTTGGAGACGGCACGCCGGGAGGGCTACACCCTGACGAAGGCGTTTGAAACCCATATCCATGCCGACTTCGTTTCCGGAGTGACGGAACTTGCACGAAGGACAGGAGCGACCATCTATCACTCCACGGAAGGAGCCGATAACGGCGGCTACGAGCTTCCTTCCTCGTTACCAACGCACGGATTAAAAGATGGGGAAACCATCGCTCTCGGGAATGTACAGATAAAAGCAATCCATACACCGGGTCATACGCCGGAGCACATGGCTTTTGAATTGACCGACGGTGCCGCAGCGGACAAGCCGATCGGTGTATTCACAGGCGACTTCGTATTCGTGGGTGATGTCGGCAGACCGGACTTACTTGAGAAGTCGGCCGGTGTCAAGAACTCGACGGAAAATGGAGCGAGGCAGATGTTCCGGTCCCTCGAAGCTTTCAAGAACTATGAAGACTATATTCAAATATGGCCGGGCCACGGAGCAGGGAGCGCCTGCGGGAAGTCGCTCGGAGCTGTGCCGACAAGCACCGTCGGATATGAGAAGTTATACAATCCTGCCTTCCAATTCGAAGAGGAAGAAGCATTCCTCTCCTTCCTCCTTGAGGGGCAGACGGAACCGCCCGCCTACTTTACGAGAATGAAACAAGTCAACCCGACCGGCATGACACCTCTGTCCGACGTGAACCCCGGCGTAGAAATGGAAAGAAAAGCGGAAGACATGGCAAGGCTCGCTGCGTCCAGGAATGCGATGGTCATCGACACACGGAACGCCTTCGATTATGCCAACCGACACCTTCCCGGCACGATCAACCTGCCGTTCCCGGACGTTTTCGCCGAATGGATGGGAAGACTTGCCGATTATGAGAAAGACATCTACATCATCTCCGACCCTCCCCAATTCCAGGAAATCCGGAGCGTTCTTTCAAGTATGGGGATGGACCGCCTGAAAGGGCTGTTTTCCCTGTCTGCCCTTTCTAAAACCGAAGCACCCCGCTCCTATACGAACGAATTACCGAAGGAAGTGGCAAAAAGAGATATCCCGGTTCTGGACGTCCGCTACGACCATGAATGGAACGAAAGCCATATTCCAGGCGCCGAGCACGTTCCTCTTCCGCAGCTGCCGGAAACAGAACTGCACCTTCCCGGAAATAAAGTGGCCGTCCACTGCGCCTCGGGAAAACGATCCGCTGTTGCAGCAAGCATCCTCTTGAACAAAGGGTATGAAGTCATTAACGTTACAGGCGGCTTCCACCAATGGAAGAAGGAGAACCTGCCAGTCACTTGA
- a CDS encoding peroxiredoxin: protein MEREQLEQEETYHLPRIGEKAPDFKAQTTHGELSLGDFAGKWLILFSHPSDFTPVCTTEFVAFQSIYGSLRDKGVELLGLSVDSVSSHIAWIQNIEKNFDTTIEFPVIADLDQSVAQKFGMIMPESDGTETSRAVFVIDDQQIVRSVIYYPLTTGRNMQEIVRLVEALKVTDEHGVSTPADWQQGDQVIASPPKTTKAAKERLNDPDYDCVDWYFCKQDL from the coding sequence ATGGAACGAGAACAATTGGAGCAGGAAGAAACGTATCACCTGCCGAGGATCGGGGAGAAAGCACCAGACTTCAAGGCGCAGACGACACACGGGGAGCTGTCCTTAGGCGACTTCGCCGGAAAATGGTTGATCCTGTTTTCCCATCCATCTGACTTTACCCCGGTGTGTACGACAGAATTCGTCGCGTTCCAATCGATTTATGGTTCTTTAAGGGACAAGGGTGTAGAGCTTCTAGGGCTGAGCGTCGACAGTGTTTCCTCCCACATCGCATGGATTCAGAATATAGAAAAGAACTTCGACACGACGATCGAATTTCCCGTCATTGCGGATCTTGATCAGTCGGTGGCACAGAAATTCGGAATGATCATGCCGGAAAGTGATGGAACCGAAACCTCCCGGGCGGTTTTTGTCATCGATGATCAGCAGATCGTCCGCTCTGTCATCTATTATCCGCTGACGACGGGGAGGAATATGCAGGAAATCGTCCGGCTCGTCGAAGCGCTGAAGGTCACGGATGAACACGGCGTGTCGACACCGGCGGACTGGCAGCAGGGGGATCAGGTCATCGCTTCTCCCCCGAAGACGACGAAGGCGGCGAAAGAACGCTTGAACGATCCGGATTATGATTGCGTGGACTGGTATTTCTGTAAACAAGATCTTTGA
- a CDS encoding aminoglycoside 6-adenylyltransferase encodes MRQEEAVQDITASLKKDPAVRSIFLKGSMGRNDHDAYSDIDLYCMVEEKEEQAFLKRRIDHLKAYKELIFTDDIFIIAPQIIGVYEDHLHIDLFTVTEATFQNKDYFTVLYDPDGIMDPFGTEGKLTLTKTALTEHMLDVSWFLFQYWKAAARGSAVWAVEMLRHVMRYLANVLLYKYEPDRSVLGLKALPKYLPEDKRFRIEAIYEWMTPSLHRKAAREILLLLKEEGDWIRHVFSEEEKAVVFMESVVVLLSEEPGIERDGELPIIRGNR; translated from the coding sequence ATGCGGCAGGAAGAAGCAGTGCAGGATATCACAGCAAGTCTGAAAAAAGATCCGGCTGTCCGGAGCATTTTTCTGAAAGGATCGATGGGGCGGAACGATCACGATGCCTACTCGGATATTGATTTGTACTGCATGGTCGAAGAAAAGGAGGAACAAGCGTTTTTGAAAAGGCGGATCGACCATTTGAAGGCGTATAAGGAACTGATTTTCACAGACGACATCTTCATCATCGCCCCGCAGATCATAGGTGTCTATGAGGATCATTTACATATCGACCTGTTTACCGTCACAGAAGCGACGTTTCAGAATAAGGATTACTTCACGGTCTTATACGACCCGGATGGTATCATGGATCCATTTGGAACGGAAGGGAAGTTGACGCTTACCAAAACCGCTTTAACGGAACATATGCTGGATGTGTCCTGGTTCTTATTCCAATATTGGAAAGCAGCCGCGCGAGGCAGTGCCGTATGGGCGGTGGAAATGCTCCGGCACGTCATGAGGTACCTTGCGAACGTGCTGCTTTATAAATATGAACCGGATCGTTCCGTGCTAGGATTGAAGGCATTACCGAAATATCTGCCTGAGGATAAGCGTTTCCGCATCGAAGCCATTTATGAATGGATGACACCATCCCTTCACCGAAAAGCGGCGCGGGAGATTTTGCTGCTTCTAAAGGAAGAAGGCGATTGGATCCGTCACGTATTTTCGGAAGAGGAGAAAGCGGTCGTATTCATGGAGAGCGTGGTAGTGCTGTTATCGGAAGAACCCGGGATAGAAAGGGACGGGGAGCTTCCCATTATACGCGGGAATAGATGA
- a CDS encoding GRP family sugar transporter, with translation MDIIIALIPALMWGSILLVASKLGGGPEEQVVGTTFGALVFAIGALFFISPDYTGTAIIISFISGLLWSLGQMNQFKAVTHLGVSKTLPISTGLQLVGTSLFGVLVFGEWSTTMKLIIGISALVLIIIGVVFTSYQQKEENDDGGKSPLAKGVPILLISTVGYVGYVVIIRWFSIDGWTALLPQAVGMVIGAVLLSIKEKPYSKYTIRNFIPGLMWATGNLALLLSIPRVGTATSFSLSQTGIIISTLGGIFLLGEKKTKRQIVFVIVGCVLIIIGGVMLGFTKK, from the coding sequence ATGGACATTATCATAGCTCTGATCCCTGCGTTGATGTGGGGAAGTATTCTGCTTGTTGCAAGCAAGCTTGGGGGAGGCCCTGAAGAACAGGTGGTCGGAACGACGTTCGGAGCGCTGGTATTCGCGATCGGAGCGCTCTTCTTCATTTCTCCGGACTATACGGGAACAGCCATCATTATCAGCTTTATATCCGGTCTTCTTTGGTCGCTTGGCCAGATGAATCAGTTCAAAGCCGTTACCCATCTCGGCGTGTCAAAAACGCTTCCGATTTCGACAGGTCTCCAACTTGTCGGTACCTCGCTGTTCGGCGTCCTCGTCTTCGGGGAATGGTCGACGACGATGAAGTTGATTATCGGCATATCGGCACTCGTTCTGATCATTATCGGTGTCGTTTTCACTTCCTACCAGCAGAAAGAAGAGAACGATGATGGTGGAAAGAGCCCGCTTGCCAAAGGAGTCCCGATCCTGCTTATTTCGACCGTCGGCTATGTCGGCTACGTCGTCATCATCCGTTGGTTCTCCATCGACGGATGGACCGCCCTGCTTCCACAGGCGGTCGGTATGGTGATCGGCGCGGTGCTTTTAAGTATCAAAGAAAAACCGTACAGCAAATATACGATAAGGAACTTCATTCCAGGCCTGATGTGGGCGACAGGAAACCTGGCCCTGCTGCTCTCGATTCCGCGCGTCGGGACGGCGACGAGCTTTTCCTTGTCCCAGACAGGGATCATCATTTCAACCCTCGGCGGTATCTTCCTCCTCGGAGAGAAGAAAACGAAGCGCCAGATCGTCTTCGTCATCGTCGGCTGTGTGCTGATCATTATCGGTGGAGTCATGCTCGGCTTCACGAAAAAATAG
- a CDS encoding glucose-1-dehydrogenase codes for MYEDLQGKVAVVTGASSGLGKAIAVRFGQEKMNVIVNYLNNPDEAEEVVTAIKHAGGDAAAVQGDVSKEADVDGLIEAAHDRFGTLDVMMNNAGIQKEIESHTMSLSDYEKVISVNLSGTFLGSTKAIAYMLDHGIKGCVINMSSVHEVIPWPHFVHYASSKGGIKMLTQTLALEYAAKGIRVNNIGPGAINTPINAEKFADEEAKQEVLSMIPMKEIGEPEQVASIAAFLASEQAGYVTGTTLFVDGGMKLYPSFRAGKG; via the coding sequence ATGTATGAAGATTTGCAGGGAAAAGTAGCCGTTGTCACAGGTGCGTCATCCGGACTCGGCAAAGCGATTGCTGTCCGGTTCGGACAAGAGAAAATGAACGTCATCGTCAATTACTTGAATAATCCGGACGAAGCGGAGGAGGTCGTCACCGCGATCAAACATGCAGGCGGAGACGCAGCCGCTGTCCAAGGGGACGTTTCAAAGGAAGCGGATGTCGATGGGTTGATTGAGGCCGCCCATGACCGTTTCGGGACGCTGGATGTCATGATGAACAATGCCGGTATTCAGAAGGAAATCGAGTCCCATACGATGTCGCTTTCCGATTACGAAAAGGTGATATCGGTCAATTTGTCCGGCACCTTCCTTGGTTCCACAAAGGCGATCGCTTATATGCTCGATCACGGCATCAAGGGCTGTGTCATCAATATGTCGAGCGTCCATGAAGTGATTCCATGGCCGCATTTCGTTCATTATGCATCCAGTAAAGGCGGCATCAAGATGCTTACGCAGACGCTCGCCCTTGAGTATGCAGCGAAAGGAATCCGCGTCAACAATATCGGTCCCGGTGCCATTAATACACCGATCAATGCAGAGAAGTTCGCCGATGAGGAAGCAAAGCAGGAGGTCCTTTCCATGATTCCGATGAAGGAGATCGGTGAGCCGGAGCAGGTCGCTTCCATCGCTGCGTTCCTCGCTTCCGAGCAGGCAGGCTACGTTACAGGAACGACGCTGTTTGTTGACGGGGGAATGAAGCTCTATCCATCTTTCCGTGCCGGGAAGGGGTAA
- a CDS encoding L-lactate permease — translation MYLLIAWSAILSPFLFLVVFRMPAKKGMAISAGIVIFLSFLAWGMEGRVIAASILEGTHKTLTILYILFGAIVLLNTLKKTGAVDRINQGFRNISTDMRVQIVIVAFLFGALIEGAAGFGTPAAVTGPLMVALGFTPMAAAAIALIADSSAVSFGAVGTPIQVGLSNLPDAGLPLYREIGIQVAFFDLFAGTFIPFILVVVLTWFFGKQKGLRPALELAPWTLVVGFIYTSSAFLYAYLFGHEFVAILASLTGLAAAGITAKKGWLLPKTTWQEALQEDFRMEDKKHHMTLIQAWSPYLLIVGLLLLTRIVPDVKAFTLKYIDLTWSNILGVEGITSSWQVLYSPGSVLIFSAIIGGMLQKKSFRDFASASKESILSMKDATLALVATLALVQVFTNSGVNANELLSMPQYIAQNLAAGFGSLWVLAAPFLGQLGAFITGSATVSTLTFSPIQHSIAEEAALAKDTILSLQVLGAAAGNMICVHNVVAAGTVVGLTGKEGDIIRKTLLPALLYGVLAAAAALLFTLLR, via the coding sequence GTGTATTTACTTATAGCGTGGAGTGCTATTCTGTCCCCGTTCCTGTTCCTGGTAGTCTTCCGAATGCCTGCCAAGAAAGGAATGGCGATCAGCGCGGGAATCGTCATATTTCTATCCTTCCTAGCTTGGGGGATGGAAGGACGTGTCATTGCCGCTTCGATATTGGAAGGAACACATAAAACACTGACTATTCTCTATATCTTATTTGGTGCGATTGTTCTGCTCAACACATTGAAGAAAACGGGTGCGGTGGACAGGATCAACCAGGGGTTCCGGAACATCTCAACAGACATGCGGGTTCAAATCGTCATCGTCGCGTTTTTATTCGGGGCCTTAATTGAAGGGGCGGCCGGCTTTGGCACACCGGCTGCTGTCACCGGTCCGCTCATGGTCGCTCTAGGATTCACCCCAATGGCGGCTGCAGCCATTGCGCTGATCGCTGACAGTTCAGCCGTTTCCTTCGGGGCGGTGGGGACCCCGATTCAAGTCGGGCTCAGTAATTTACCGGATGCTGGATTGCCTTTATACAGAGAAATCGGAATTCAGGTCGCTTTCTTCGACTTGTTCGCCGGCACATTTATTCCGTTTATCCTCGTTGTGGTGCTCACATGGTTCTTCGGGAAGCAGAAAGGACTCAGACCGGCGCTGGAGCTTGCGCCATGGACGCTCGTTGTCGGATTCATCTATACATCCTCTGCGTTTCTTTATGCGTACTTATTCGGACATGAATTCGTAGCTATCCTTGCATCATTGACCGGGCTTGCTGCTGCTGGAATCACCGCGAAGAAGGGCTGGCTCCTGCCGAAAACTACATGGCAGGAAGCGCTGCAGGAGGACTTTCGTATGGAAGATAAGAAACACCATATGACTCTTATCCAAGCATGGTCTCCCTATCTTCTCATCGTTGGTCTTCTGCTCCTTACGAGAATCGTTCCGGACGTGAAGGCATTCACGTTGAAGTACATAGACCTCACCTGGTCCAACATCTTAGGTGTAGAAGGGATTACATCCAGCTGGCAGGTACTGTATTCCCCCGGCTCTGTCCTCATTTTTTCTGCCATCATCGGAGGGATGCTGCAAAAGAAATCGTTTCGGGATTTTGCAAGTGCATCCAAAGAGTCGATTCTATCAATGAAAGATGCCACGCTCGCCCTTGTCGCGACATTGGCTCTCGTTCAAGTGTTTACGAACTCGGGAGTGAATGCCAACGAACTCCTTAGTATGCCGCAGTACATAGCTCAAAACCTTGCGGCCGGTTTCGGTTCGTTGTGGGTACTTGCTGCTCCTTTCCTCGGCCAGCTCGGAGCATTTATAACCGGCAGTGCTACGGTGTCTACGTTGACCTTCTCGCCCATCCAGCACAGTATTGCTGAGGAAGCGGCTCTTGCAAAAGATACGATCCTTTCGCTTCAAGTTCTCGGTGCCGCTGCTGGAAATATGATTTGTGTCCACAATGTAGTTGCCGCAGGAACCGTTGTCGGTCTGACAGGAAAGGAAGGCGATATTATCCGGAAGACGCTCCTTCCCGCTTTGCTGTACGGCGTTCTTGCAGCTGCAGCCGCTCTCCTTTTCACTTTACTCAGGTAA